CGGCACTTTATGGCGTTGCCGTTTCGGCCGTTGTTCAGCGGCGGGTTACTCGCTGGGTGGTGACGGGGCTGTAAGGCTGGTGTGCACCGAGATAGCGGGTGAAGGAGTCGATGTCCAGGCCGCCTTGGTGACGTTTGGTGCCTTTGCTGAAGGTGGTGAATCCGTCTCCGCCGTCGGCGAGGAAGGAGTTCGTGACGACTCGGTAGGTGGCGGCACGGTTGATGGGGGTGCCGTTGAGTTTGACCGAGTTGGGGACGACTTTGCCTTTGCCGGATCCTTCGGCGCGGTATTCGTAAGTGAATCCGTCACTGACCTGGAGGATTTTGGCTTCGGAGCCGGACCATTGTTGTTCGAGGATCTCGTAGATCTGGGCTCCAGTGAGGTCCAGGGAGACGATGTTGTTTCCGAATGGCTGGACGGAGAAGGCCTCTTTGTAGGTGACTACGCCTTTTCCTTCACCGGCGGGTGAGGACGCGTGGGTGAGGTCGGCGCGGATACCGCCGGGGTTCATGAATGCGATTTGGGGGGCTTTGCCGTTGGTGGCGGCGCTGGGTTCGCTGCGGAATGCGTCGGCGATCAGGTTGCCTAGGGGGGTGGATCCGGTAGCGTCACGGTCTGCGGTGACGTCACCGGTGATGGTGCCGACTTTTTTGTTGGCGATGGCTTTGACTTTGCCGGTGTAGGCAGAGATCAGTGCGGTCATGGCGGGGTCTTTGGCTACGTCGCGGGTGACAACGTGGTTGGAGGCCCGCATCGTTTCGCGCACGAAGTCTTTGGTTGAGGGGTTGTAGGTGGCATCGACCTGCGCGAAGAGTCGGCCGTAGTGCCCTGCCTGGGTGACTAGGCGTGGTTTGCCAGCGGGGTCCAGGACCGAGCAGGTGTAGGACTCGTGGGTGTGGGAGGACATGATGAGGTCGATGTCTGCGGAAAGGTTCCGCGCGATCGGTGTGATGTCGCCGGTAAGTGATTTGCCGTCTTTGCAGTGGTAGTTCCAGGGGCTTTTTGCTGGGACGTTTCCGCCTTGGTGAACCAAAGCCACCATCGCGTTGACGCCTTTTTTCTTCAGGAACGCGGCGGTTCGGTTGCCAGCGGCAACCTCGTCTTCGAAGGTGAGGGAGCGCACCCCGGACTGGGAGACGATGTCGGGGGCTCCTTTGAGGGTCAGGCCGATGAACGCGACCGGTGCCCCGTTGACTTTGCGGATGGCGAAGGGGGCGAGGTTTTTGCCCTCTTTGTCTTTGATGTTGGCTGCGACGTAGTCGAATTTGGCGCCTTCGAATTTGTGCAGCGCGCAGGAGGACTTGTTGGAGTCTTTTTTGTCTTTGAAACATCCGCCGTCGGCGATGCGGCGCAGTTCGGTCCACCCGTGGTCGAGTTCGTGGTTACCGACAGCGGCGACGGACAAGCCGATCCGGTTGAGTGCTTCGATGGTGGGTTCATCGTGGAATGCTTGAGACAGGAATGGGGAGCCGCCAATGTTGTCTCCAGCGGAGACGGTGATGCTTCCTGCTCCGGCTGCTGCGGCTTTCTGGCGTGCTTTCTGCAGGTGTGTGGAGAGGTATTCCACTCCCCCGGCTGGGATCTTTTTGCCTTGCGCGTCGGTAACGACACCGCCGCTACCGGCAGGAGGTTCTAGTGCGCCGTGGAAATCGTTGATTCCCAGGATCTGCACCTTGCGCATCCCATTTGTGCCTTTTTCGGGTGCGTCGGGGGACGCTGCCATTGCTGGCTGGGTCGATGTGGCAGCGGCGGCGTATCCGGCCGGCGATAGGGCTAGAACAGCGACCGTAGCGATTCCACAGGCTAGGGCTGCACGTGATCGTGAACGTGTCATGACATTCCTTATTTCAGGAGGGGCTGTATTCCAAAGGGTGTCGAGAGCATTGGGGTGTGCCTGTGGCGTGGCCTGCTCGATCACGTGATCATGTAGTTGGCTGCCGTCGCGCACGTTCCTCATGCTGCTCTTCAATGCCACACGGTACGGCGAAAACGCTGCCGAGTAAGTGGTTCTCGTGACCCACGCAGAGTGAGTTGTCCCGCGATAGTGGCCTGTGGTGTCGCGCCTGGCGGTGGCTGTTCAGCTCAGTGGATGCGGTACAGCTCTCGGCATTCTCCTTCGGAGTCGATGTCATCTATGCCGTTAGGGCTGCTTGTTGCGGAGACCATCCACCCTTTGCCGTCGTTGACTGCCACTACACCGACAGGTTCTCTGCCCGGGAGTGTGACGGAATAGGTGGCGCAGCTGTTGAACTGCACGAATGCGTCGATTTCGGTGTCGGGGCGGAAAAGGCCTTGGGAGTCAGCCCATCGCTGCACGGGAACCCGAACTCGCGCGTCTTGGAAGGTGTCGAATGGTGGGGCGAACAGTCCTCCTAGAAGCAAGCCTGTCGCGGATGCTACTGCTACCAGCGTTCCTGCTGCGATGATCACACCGGTCACCACACCCGCCCGCTTCATACTGCTTTGCCCTTCGTTACGCATCGTTGCTACGAAGCCCCCTTTTTTTGCTTCTCTCATCCCATCGGTCACCGGCCGTGGTGTGGATGAGAGAAGCACCTTACGTCTGCGCCTGCCCCACACTCCCGTATGGGGATTCGGTTTTTGTAGTGAACCGAACCCCCATACGGTGAATCAGATCATGCCGCGTGTATACCGCTGCGGGCCAGGGCTATAGCCGCCCTACTTGGCTGGTACTGCGGTGTTTAGAAAGCGTCTTTGGTGTCATCGAACTTGGGTTTTGGCAGTTTCGATTCGGGTACGAGTTCCCATTCTTCGAGGTGAGAGCGCAGTTGCTCAGATGCGTCGATGTTCAGCGGGCTAGAAACCCACATTGCGTAGGGCAGATTGACGTAGCGCTTTTCTTTTACTGCGGGAAGATCTTTGGTTGAGGGGTTCGCTTCGAGCAGGGCGATTTTTTGAGCCATTGTTTGTTCGCCGTAGCTGACGAAAACGATGGCGTCTGGTTTGCTGGCTGCAACACGTTCCCAGGACACGGTTGTCCATGTGTCGTTGACGTCTTCCATCACGTTGCGGCCACCTGCGGTGTCGATGACTGCTTGTGGTCCACCGAACTTACCGCTGGTGAATACGGTTTCTGTTCCCGAGTCGAAGACGAGGACATTGGGTTTTTTCTCGGCCTGCGGTGCGCTTTCGAGTGCTTTACGGCGCTGGCTGATGTCTTCGATGACTTTGGCTGCTTGGTCTGATTTACCGGTCAGGGTGCCGAGGTTTTTCAGGTCTGTGTCCAGGGCGGTCCAGGGGTCGGTGACGCCGCGTGCTTTCTGGCCGTCTTTTTGGCGGCAGCTTTCGGTGAGGATGTAGGGGGCAATGTTTTTTCCTTGGAGAACCTTGGGGGTGACTTGGTTTTCCTTGTAGCCGTAGTTCCATCCGGCGACGACAACATCTGGGCGCTGCGCGATGAGGGTTTCGAGCGCAGGCATGTTGTTGCTGACTTCTTGTTTACCGCCGAGGGCGTCTTTGCCGTAGTGACGGGCGAGGGTTTCGGCGTTCTTTTCCAGGCTGGAGAAGCCGCTGATCTTCTCCCCTGCTCCGATGGCGAGCATCATCGCGATCATGCCGGAGTCGTTGACGAAGAAACGCTTCGGGGAGGTGGGGAATTGCGCCGGTTGACCGCAGTTGGTGATGGTAGTTCCACCAGCGGCGGCGTTCGTTCCGGGGGTTGAGCCGCTGCTGCAGGCACTGATCCCCAGTGCAAGGGCTAAGGCTGCACTGGTGAGGGGAACGAGGTGACGATGTTTCATTGGTTTTCTCCCATGAGATGACTGTTAGGGCGCGGGTGGCTCATGCTTTCGAGCAGCAGGTGTTCTTGTCCGCTGCGGGGGTGGGGGGCGGTGGCGGTGTGCACACCGAAAGCGCGGGCTGTTGCTTGACCAGTGATGACGGTGTGGGATTCGCCTGCGTCTTGGATACGGCCTTCGTGAATAACGGCGACGTTGTCGAAATAGGCCAAGGCGAGGTCAAGGTCGTGGATAGCTGCGACGACGGTTTTGTCTAGTTCGCGCACGAGGTCCAGGAGCGCGATTTGTTGGGCGATGTCCAGGTGGTTTGTTGGCTCGTCGAGGAAAAGCAGAGGTGTGTCTTGTACTAGGCCGCGCGCGAGGATGACTCGGCGGCGTTCACCGCCGGACATATGTCCCATGGGGCGGTCGGCGAAGTCGGCCATGCCGACGGCTTTGAGGGCTTCCAGGACACGTTCGTGTTCGCTGTGGCCGGGCCGGGACCATGGGTTGAGGTGAGGGGTGAGGCCAAGTGCTACGTATTCGCCTGCGTACTGGTCGGCGAGGGGATTTTCGTCTTGGGCGACGACGCTGACCAGGCGGGCTCGTTCGCGAGGTCGCATGGTGTGTAGGTCGGTGTCATTGACGTGAACGTGGCCTGCGGCGGGGGTACGGATACCGGCGAGAGCTCGGATGAGGGTGGATTTGCCAGAGCCGTTGGGGCCGACGAGGGCCAGGCTGTGGCCGGCCTGCAGGTGGATGTTGGCGTTGCTGAGGATGGTGCGTCCGTCGATGGCTACGGCTAGGTCGGTGGCGGTGAGGCTGGGGGTGTTCATCGGCTGTCTCCGAATCGGTAGGACTTACGGCCCAGCAGGAACAGGAACACTGGGGCTCCGATGAGGCCGGTCAGGACGGAGAGGGGCAGTTCGACGGGGCGGACTGCGACGCGGGAGAGCACGTCAACCCATACGAGGAACACGGCTCCTGCCAAAGCGGCGACGGGGGTAACGGCTCGGTGGCCTCCGCCGACGAGGAGCCTGGCGATGTGGGGAACGATGAGACCTACGAACCCGATTCCACCGACGACGGCGACGATTAAGCCCACGAGAAGGGCTTGCGATACGAAGAGACAGATGCGCAGGCCTCGGACGGGCACGCCAAGCGCGGCGGCGGTGTCGTCTCCGGCGGCGAGAGCGTCGAGCCATCCGGACAGTCCGAGGGCGGCAACGGTGGCGAGTGCGGCGGCGATTACGGGGATCCACACGTTGTCCCAGGTGGCGCCGGAGAGGCTGCCGAGAAGCCAGAAAAGTACGGAGTTGGTGGCTTGCGGGTCTGCGGCCCAGAAAACGAGGAAGCTGGCGAGGGAGGAGAAGGCGCTGGAGAGGACTGTTCCGGTCAGGATGAGGCGTAGTGGGGTGAGTCCGCCTTGGGCTTGGGCGACGCCAAAGACCAGCAGCGCAGCGGCGAGCGCGCCAGCTAGGGCACCGACGGTCAAGGCCCAGTTACCTGCCCAGGCAGCGAACCCTAGGGCGATGACGGCGGTGGCGCCGACGGAGGCGCCAGAGGAGATGCCCAGGAGGTAGGGGTCGGCTAGGGGGTTTCGGACGAGGGTTTGGATGGCGGTTCCGGCGATGGCCAGTCCGGCACCGGCGGCGATGGCGAGGATGGCGCGGGGAAGACGCAGTTCCCAGACGATGAGGGAGGCCGGGTCCGTGCTGGTTCCGGGGCCGTTGGCGATGGCGTCGACGACAGTGGGCAGTGGGAGTGGCTCGGCACCGAACCCGAGTGAGCAGATCGCGCTGACGATGA
This region of Dermatophilus congolensis genomic DNA includes:
- a CDS encoding bifunctional metallophosphatase/5'-nucleotidase, which codes for MTRSRSRAALACGIATVAVLALSPAGYAAAATSTQPAMAASPDAPEKGTNGMRKVQILGINDFHGALEPPAGSGGVVTDAQGKKIPAGGVEYLSTHLQKARQKAAAAGAGSITVSAGDNIGGSPFLSQAFHDEPTIEALNRIGLSVAAVGNHELDHGWTELRRIADGGCFKDKKDSNKSSCALHKFEGAKFDYVAANIKDKEGKNLAPFAIRKVNGAPVAFIGLTLKGAPDIVSQSGVRSLTFEDEVAAGNRTAAFLKKKGVNAMVALVHQGGNVPAKSPWNYHCKDGKSLTGDITPIARNLSADIDLIMSSHTHESYTCSVLDPAGKPRLVTQAGHYGRLFAQVDATYNPSTKDFVRETMRASNHVVTRDVAKDPAMTALISAYTGKVKAIANKKVGTITGDVTADRDATGSTPLGNLIADAFRSEPSAATNGKAPQIAFMNPGGIRADLTHASSPAGEGKGVVTYKEAFSVQPFGNNIVSLDLTGAQIYEILEQQWSGSEAKILQVSDGFTYEYRAEGSGKGKVVPNSVKLNGTPINRAATYRVVTNSFLADGGDGFTTFSKGTKRHQGGLDIDSFTRYLGAHQPYSPVTTQRVTRR
- a CDS encoding ABC transporter substrate-binding protein; the protein is MKHRHLVPLTSAALALALGISACSSGSTPGTNAAAGGTTITNCGQPAQFPTSPKRFFVNDSGMIAMMLAIGAGEKISGFSSLEKNAETLARHYGKDALGGKQEVSNNMPALETLIAQRPDVVVAGWNYGYKENQVTPKVLQGKNIAPYILTESCRQKDGQKARGVTDPWTALDTDLKNLGTLTGKSDQAAKVIEDISQRRKALESAPQAEKKPNVLVFDSGTETVFTSGKFGGPQAVIDTAGGRNVMEDVNDTWTTVSWERVAASKPDAIVFVSYGEQTMAQKIALLEANPSTKDLPAVKEKRYVNLPYAMWVSSPLNIDASEQLRSHLEEWELVPESKLPKPKFDDTKDAF
- a CDS encoding ABC transporter ATP-binding protein yields the protein MNTPSLTATDLAVAIDGRTILSNANIHLQAGHSLALVGPNGSGKSTLIRALAGIRTPAAGHVHVNDTDLHTMRPRERARLVSVVAQDENPLADQYAGEYVALGLTPHLNPWSRPGHSEHERVLEALKAVGMADFADRPMGHMSGGERRRVILARGLVQDTPLLFLDEPTNHLDIAQQIALLDLVRELDKTVVAAIHDLDLALAYFDNVAVIHEGRIQDAGESHTVITGQATARAFGVHTATAPHPRSGQEHLLLESMSHPRPNSHLMGENQ
- a CDS encoding FecCD family ABC transporter permease — its product is MDTHTCRAKPSHGRRLPAFWTAFALLIALIVSAICSLGFGAEPLPLPTVVDAIANGPGTSTDPASLIVWELRLPRAILAIAAGAGLAIAGTAIQTLVRNPLADPYLLGISSGASVGATAVIALGFAAWAGNWALTVGALAGALAAALLVFGVAQAQGGLTPLRLILTGTVLSSAFSSLASFLVFWAADPQATNSVLFWLLGSLSGATWDNVWIPVIAAALATVAALGLSGWLDALAAGDDTAAALGVPVRGLRICLFVSQALLVGLIVAVVGGIGFVGLIVPHIARLLVGGGHRAVTPVAALAGAVFLVWVDVLSRVAVRPVELPLSVLTGLIGAPVFLFLLGRKSYRFGDSR